Proteins encoded together in one Telopea speciosissima isolate NSW1024214 ecotype Mountain lineage chromosome 4, Tspe_v1, whole genome shotgun sequence window:
- the LOC122658302 gene encoding spermidine hydroxycinnamoyl transferase-like: MVKLKGSYTVTPAVPTPAGKLWLSEVDQCKPMTHAPIVYFYNAPLTDNSIITTTISTMDTMRDSLSKVLVKFYPLAGRVQWIEGGRLELDCNSMGVQLFEAESDMEISGFGDFSPTPKMRELIPHIDYSQPITEIPLLLLQLTQFRCGGRSIGVAISHAVVDGQSAMHFTNTWAKVTRGENLEETPLPFIDRTVLRRSEYPPTARFNHPEFDPPPFLIGQTDGEEERKKETTVVMLKLTRVQVETLKKKANAATMTGCRPYTRFESIAAHIWRCASKAHRHECEQLTHVRIAVDSRNRLRPVLPNNFFGNTVFVTNATSRAGELMGNPLGFAASRIREAVDKMNDEYFKSAIDFLRGQADMRPFRTAFHTVGCAQGAFLGNPNLAITSWLGLPIYGADFGWGKPIYMGPVALGFEGRSYIIPGPDDEDGSFIVPLRLMAAHMEDFKKFFYGEISKFLNLKAAY, translated from the coding sequence ATGGTGAAGCTCAAGGGTTCCTACACAGTCACTCCGGCAGTGCCAACTCCAGCTGGTAAGCTCTGGTTATCAGAGGTCGACCAATGTAAGCCCATGACCCATGCACCAATCGTCTACTTCTACAACGCCCCCCTAACTGATAactccatcatcaccaccaccatctctaCAATGGACACCATGAGAGACTCTCTGAGTAAAGTTCTGGTGAAATTCTACCCATTAGCCGGTAGGGTTCAATGGATCGAAGGAGGCCGGCTCGAGCTCGATTGCAATTCCATGGGAGTTCAGCTCTTTGAAGCAGAGTCCGACATGGAAATCTCCGGCTTTGGAGACTTCAGTCCAACTCCAAAAATGAGAGAACTCATCCCTCACATCGATTACAGCCAACCCATCACTGAAATCCCTCTCCTTCTACTGCAACTCACCCAATTCAGGTGTGGTGGAAGGAGTATTGGTGTTGCCATATCTCACGCCGTGGTAGATGGCCAGTCGGCAATGCATTTCACAAACACGTGGGCGAAGGTCACCCGTGGAGAGAACCTGGAGGAGACACCACTACCATTCATAGACCGAACTGTATTACGTAGGAGCGAATATCCGCCCACCGCACGGTTCAACCACCCCGAGTTCGATCCACCGCCTTTTTTAATCGGTCAGACCGATGgtgaagaagagaggaagaaggaaactACGGTGGTGATGTTGAAGTTGACGAGAGTTCAAGTGGAGACGCTCAAGAAAAAAGCTAATGCTGCGACCATGACTGGCTGCCGGCCGTATACTCGGTTCGAATCCATAGCTGCACATATTTGGAGGTGTGCATCGAAAGCCCATCGGCACGAGTGTGAACAGCTGACACATGTGCGCATTGCCGTTGATAGCCGGAACAGGCTTCGTCCAGTACTCCCAAATAACTTCTTTGGGAACACAGTCTTTGTGACGAATGCGACGAGCCGGGCGGGTGAGCTGATGGGGAATCCATTAGGGTTTGCTGCAAGTAGGATAAGAGAGGCAGTGGATAAGATGAATGATGAGTACTTTAAGTCTGCCATTGATTTTTTGAGAGGGCAAGCAGATATGAGACCTTTCAGGACTGCGTTCCATACGGTCGGCTGTGCACAAGGGGCCTTCCTTGGGAACCCTAATCTGGCTATTACTAGCTGGCTAGGGTTGCCCATCTATGGTGCGGATTTTGGGTGGGGAAAGCCAATTTATATGGGACCCGTGGCGTTAGGGTTTGAAGGGAGGTCTTATATCATACCAGGACCTGATGATGAGGATGGATCGTTCATTGTTCCATTACGATTGATGGCTGCACACATGGAGGATTTCAAGAAGTTCTTTTATGGAGAGATATCtaaatttttgaatttgaaagcAGCATATTAG
- the LOC122657418 gene encoding diphthamide biosynthesis protein 3-like: MSYDDVEIEDMEWKEGLQAFTYPCPCGDLFQITKEELRLGEEIAHCPSCSLYITVIYNMEDFLGESKKNNLESSKQQPVAVA, from the coding sequence ATGTCGTACGATGATGTAGAAATCGAAGACATGGAGTGGAAAGAAGGGCTTCAAGCTTTCACCTATCCGTGCCCATGTGGGGACTTGTTTCAGATCACCAAGGAGGAGCTAAGACTTGGGGAAGAAATTGCTCATTGCCCAAGCTGTTCTCTTTACATAACCGTCATCTATAATATGGAAGATTTCTTGGGAGAATCTAAGAAGAACAATCTTGAGTCTTCGAAACAGCAGCCGGTCGCCGTGGCCTAG